One Devosia lacusdianchii genomic window carries:
- a CDS encoding TIGR01244 family sulfur transferase, which yields MDLKRINDHVSVSGQIQPADIAALKAAGFVAIVNNRPDGESPDQPEGAEIEAAAKAAGLAYYAIPLGREGVSADMVEQTKSVLEGSAGPVFAFCRSGTRSTTLWALSQAGELDASEIISQAAEAGYDMSHLAGHLSRS from the coding sequence TTGGATTTGAAGCGGATCAACGATCACGTCAGCGTTTCGGGGCAGATACAGCCCGCTGATATCGCAGCGCTCAAAGCCGCCGGTTTCGTCGCCATCGTCAACAATCGTCCGGACGGGGAATCGCCCGACCAGCCAGAAGGTGCCGAAATCGAGGCTGCCGCCAAGGCGGCCGGGCTCGCCTATTATGCCATTCCTCTGGGCCGTGAAGGCGTTTCCGCCGACATGGTCGAACAGACCAAATCCGTGCTCGAGGGGAGCGCGGGTCCGGTCTTTGCCTTCTGCCGTTCGGGGACGCGCTCGACCACGCTGTGGGCGCTGAGCCAGGCGGGGGAACTCGATGCCAGCGAGATCATTTCGCAGGCGGCGGAAGCCGGCTACGACATGAGCCATCTCGCCGGTCACCTGAGCCGCAGCTAG